The sequence GTCAGGAACGCCATCAACATGCCTTCCATTGACGCCGAAACCCTTAAAAAAATCCAACCCTATCTGGTACTGGGAGAAGATCTGGGGCTTCTCGCCTCACAATTGATCGACGACCCAATCCTCAGAGTGGAAATCCAGTACAACGGGGAAATCGCCGGTGAGAATGTCAATCCCATCACCATATCCGTCCTCAAAGGACTGTTGAGCCGCTCCATCGATGGCATCAACATGGTCAACGCTCCCTTTATTGCCAAAGAGCGAGGAATCGAGGTCCAGGAATCCAAAAGCAACGAGGTGCATGAATACACCAATACCCTTCAGGTTCATGTCAAAACCAAAAATGGCGGACGCAACATCACCGGCAGTATTTTTGGTAAGGGCGATCCGCGCATCGTGAAATTCGATGAATATTTTCTGGAGGCCGTATTATCCAAACACATGCTGGTGCTGAACAACATGGATGCACCCGGCGTCATTGGCAACCTGGGTAAAACCCTGGGCGAGCACAACATCAACGTGGCGGGGTTTCATCTCGGCAGACTCAAGGAAAAGGGGAAAGCGATGGCGGTCATCAATATCGACTCCCCTCCAACCAGCGAAGCTTTACGGGTACTGAGGAACACGCCAAATATTCTTTCAGTGCATAGCGTGACTTTAAAAAATCAGTCGTAATTCCTGCAAAAAATATAGGCCCCCTGCAAAGGGGGCCTAATCAAATGGGTTTCGGCCCATCACTCCAGCCTGTCTTTTCTCTAAGTTCACCGTTTCCTATTCGGAAGTTTTCTCCGCATCTGCTGGAACGGTTTCTTTCTTTTCTACATTTTGCCCAAAAACCTGAGCGATGATTTCGTTGATTTTTTTCTCACCCAGTAAATTATAGACGGCATTTGCGGATTTAAAATGAGCGCTGGTAAAAAGACTCAACACTTTTTTGCTGGTATATCCGAGCATCATAAATTCATGTGCATAATTTTCGGCAACCATATTAAGTGTATTCTCGTCAGCGTCCTCATCCCCCGTTGGAGGTCCCGCATCCGGGTTGACATCTGTCTGAATTTCGTAAACATAAATCACATGCCAACCAAATTCTGTCTTAATCGGACCCACCACCTGACCTTCCTCAGCGGTAAAGGCCGCGACTTCAAAAGCCCGGACCATCGCGCCTTTGCCGAACCAGCCCAAATCGCCGCCCCGTTTCTTGGAAGGACATTCGCTGTACTGCTCTGCCAGAGTTGAGAAATCCTCTCCATCGTCTATTTTCTTTTTTAACTCATCGGCCAATTCCTTCGAACTTACCAGAATATGCCTCGCCTGGACCTTTTTTACTTTTTTATCTTTTTGTTCAGACATTATTATATTTCCTGGTTGCAAAAATAATATTTAAAGGGGCCTTCAAAAACCATTTACTGCGGGCCTTCCCATTGCCAACCTCTTATTTACAAGAGTTGGCATAGCCCAAGTTGATTTTCACAAGACACCCTTAATGCGCTTCACCAAAATCACCTGCGAAGTAAAAGAACGAGATGGTTTTTTATCCAGCAATTTTGTTAAGAACAATACTCCAAAAGATTCATCCTTCTAAACTGCCAACCTTGTAGAAACCTTTCATCAGTTCATATTCAAGGCACAGCATTTTTTGAATTTTTTCCCGGACCCACAAGGACACGAATCATTCGGCTTTATTTTTCCCTCGGCAATTTTCGTCTCTGCAGGAACCTTCAGCAACTCGTCACCAATCTTTTTAGCCTGTTTATATCTTTTTTTGAGCTTGTCGTAAAAATCCGGGTTCGCCATATTAATGGCCATCACCATGTCATTATGTTCCGGTGCCAGCCTGCCGTCCTCTTTACCACGGAGTTTTTCGTTAAAATAATAGGTATATGAAAAAATGGGCTTCTGCTGATTACTGTCCAGTTCCAATTTATAAAAAGCTAATTTGACTTCCCGGTTATCAGTCCTCGGGTCCAGATCGTAAGAATCCTCCGCAAAATATTTTTCCTCATTATAGGAAAAATCCAGCATCTCGCCATTGCGTGGAAACATTTCAATAAAATTCACATACCTCCCAGGTTCAAACAGGAGGTAGGACATGGGGTTATTCTCCCCAAAAGCCTTGGCCTCCAGATAGCGTTGTTTAAACAGCACCAACAACTCATCGGGAAAACTTTTTACAAAACCTTTGATGATTTCAGACTGAACTTTTGACCACTTCGGCGCGTTGGGAAGAGAGTTGAATGTTTTATTAAAATTGAGGAGAAAAATGATGCGGTTGTTTTCTGTTTCCCTGTCAGAGAAGGAAACTGTCACATGGTTGCAATCACAAAACGGATTGGTGCAGTAATAATCCTCCAGAACATACGTGTGCTTATAGTCCTCCTCTTCAAACCGGTAGGTCATCATAGAGGACTGGCTTTCTTCCTTATTGATAATCGAATACGCTTCGATGGAAAACCTCCTTTTCTATAACATGGCCATGCTTGTTAACTGGTGTATCGACCCGAAGATAATCCCCCGAGACCTTTAGTCCGCTTCGGCATTTCTCCGCTCAGACTGCGGACCGGACGGATGGATTCTTTTCCGATCTCTTCCTTGTTCGACAGGTTTCCGTGTCCATATCGATAATAAAAAACAGCGGCAGTGGTGTGCGGTCTTTCCACGCTCGTCCAAGTGGAAAATCCTCCGCCCGGTGAAAAGTTGGAATCGATGTGGATTTCTATTCGGTCCATATCTCTTATACAAAGATCTTCATCATAAAGTTCTTCCGCTTCTTCCAGGTTTGGCAACCTCCAATTGTCGAATCCGGCGAATTTTTTGTCGTTTAGTTTTCGGACAAATTCCATCGCTTCGTACCAATTCAACCATTTGCTGGTGTCCTGATAAGAATCCGTCTGTTTCCACATCAATTCTGTTTCAAGGTCGGTGACAGTCCCATCGCCATTGTCCACAAATCTTTTTTTCTTTGTTTCCAATCCTGGTTTCCTTTCCAGTTCACAAAAAAAGTCATCGTTCTGCCCGCAGAATAAACAACTGCTAAAAGGCTTTCCTAAAACAATTCATCCTCTTTTTCGATATCACGGACCAATCGGGTCGAACCTCGTGACGTTCTATAAATATCGTCAAACATCTGCAATCCTTTGCGAAACCCAAACCGGACCGCCTGGAGTTTATTTCTTACATCACTGGTCCAGTAAAGAAACCCGAATCCAGGCTTGAAAATGGCGGAATGAGAGACTGACTCGCCCATATGGTCTTTATTTTCCTGGCTTTTATCGTACAGGCTTTTAGCCTCTGCAACCGTAGGAAGCCGCCATCCCTGGAAACCGCCATGCTTTTTTCTATTCAATTCTTCTGAATATTCTCTGGTCTGGACCCAGTTCATCCATTTTCCCGTCATCTGCCAGGTATCCATTTTAAGCCAGAGCAATCGCCGGTCGCCGTCGATGACCGTACCGTTCTCTCCCTCCGCGAATCGGACCGGTGCTTGCTGATCATTTGAATCTGGACACATATATAGTCAATCCTTCATTGCAAGATATGACAAAGACATCGATATCGGTCAGTCCTTGATGGTTCGTACCGGGCGCACACCGTGGCTTCGTAACCCCTGTTTATGCCACTTGCAGTCCCCGTTATAAAAATGGAAGCGCATGGCCAGAGAAGTATCGGTTTTGTTCAGGGTTTTCGTCCAGGAAGTCTGCCCGCACCCCGGCGGAAAACCCTTCACCAGAAAGACGGTATCGCCAAATTTATCGGTCACCGGGTTGCTTGAATCATAAATCATTTGCACTTCCTTACGGCTGGGCATTCTCCAATCGGTAAAGGAGGCAAACTTTCGACGATTTAATGCATTGATGTACATTTTGGCTTCCTCCCAGGAAAGCCATTTATCCAACTCCAGATAAGAATCACTTGCTTTCCACATCAAGCCAGCCACCCGGTCAGAGATCGTTTCATTCTTATTATCAATAAACCTTTCCTCATCGCTATCGCT comes from Nitrospinota bacterium and encodes:
- a CDS encoding DUF1566 domain-containing protein, producing METKKKRFVDNGDGTVTDLETELMWKQTDSYQDTSKWLNWYEAMEFVRKLNDKKFAGFDNWRLPNLEEAEELYDEDLCIRDMDRIEIHIDSNFSPGGGFSTWTSVERPHTTAAVFYYRYGHGNLSNKEEIGKESIRPVRSLSGEMPKRTKGLGGLSSGRYTS
- a CDS encoding peptidylprolyl isomerase, with the translated sequence MSEQKDKKVKKVQARHILVSSKELADELKKKIDDGEDFSTLAEQYSECPSKKRGGDLGWFGKGAMVRAFEVAAFTAEEGQVVGPIKTEFGWHVIYVYEIQTDVNPDAGPPTGDEDADENTLNMVAENYAHEFMMLGYTSKKVLSLFTSAHFKSANAVYNLLGEKKINEIIAQVFGQNVEKKETVPADAEKTSE
- a CDS encoding SEC-C metal-binding domain-containing protein, coding for MMTYRFEEEDYKHTYVLEDYYCTNPFCDCNHVTVSFSDRETENNRIIFLLNFNKTFNSLPNAPKWSKVQSEIIKGFVKSFPDELLVLFKQRYLEAKAFGENNPMSYLLFEPGRYVNFIEMFPRNGEMLDFSYNEEKYFAEDSYDLDPRTDNREVKLAFYKLELDSNQQKPIFSYTYYFNEKLRGKEDGRLAPEHNDMVMAINMANPDFYDKLKKRYKQAKKIGDELLKVPAETKIAEGKIKPNDSCPCGSGKKFKKCCALNMN
- a CDS encoding DUF1566 domain-containing protein; this translates as MCPDSNDQQAPVRFAEGENGTVIDGDRRLLWLKMDTWQMTGKWMNWVQTREYSEELNRKKHGGFQGWRLPTVAEAKSLYDKSQENKDHMGESVSHSAIFKPGFGFLYWTSDVRNKLQAVRFGFRKGLQMFDDIYRTSRGSTRLVRDIEKEDELF